In the Mytilus galloprovincialis chromosome 10, xbMytGall1.hap1.1, whole genome shotgun sequence genome, one interval contains:
- the LOC143047503 gene encoding uncharacterized protein LOC143047503, giving the protein MKQYFTYFWTYLVIITVLCNILTVYSGAVDFCYGKRRLVQCNETYRIAIRDISFERNCTSRCNCIYNQQSKCAEFKMPGSWTNNRYYEAVYGLHENFITSERVKCKHETQLYTNLAHLQYECISESHIRNFCDIIKTEGPSVHLQYGFSTLVSSKRNCICKASTTSGTLQIQAIDIRFQNGKSGKCGHNQNSYLEFDSGNQSISIKCKDEQLIGGYETIFNSTKSSMDLVLHLDGGPPIVWIAILATSGANVSVVCDIIDIDTTLSYGLTSSNSEGISLTTSANLKETNSTTFTHSKIVNPTFTNLEVINRTTASHTEQTSTDSNIQPTDVTKYQKIAESVSEMKEKIHLETSTYVEVVNLTTTAPHTEQASSNQNIQPTDVTKYHKIEESVSRMKDEDIDPAIIVLVLTGFLTLVLITIGIVIGRVKYANKRLGKKQSDYSKERKTIAKENVYIHQELQTSQRPTSQSEDNTSPTIKEDETPYSEVQKKRGSDQISDNYDHLNNKGFSTSEENNYRHNKTGIYDHCRPIVHSLDGHYDKVEVNNSGTSSNSPQQNILLYPRLNTPSKLESDAYFDEQNINPYVDEAVVNGMTSAYRLRSLSSTNDVDESIRDMMTHATSWAEEDEL; this is encoded by the exons GAGCTGTAGATTTCTGTTATGGAAAACGCCGACTCGTTCAATGTAATGAAACTTATAGGATAGCTATTCGTGATATATCATTCGAACGAAATTGTACTAGCAGATGCAATTGTATCTACAATCAGCAGTCCAAATGTGCGGAATTTAAGATGCCTGGTTCATGGACAAATAACCGTTATTACGAAGCAGTATATGGACTACATGAAAATTTCATCACAAGTGAGAGGGTGAAGTGCAAACACGAGACACAGCTATACACAAACCTAGCGCATCTACAATATGAATGCATAAGCG AAAGTCATATAAGAAACTTTTGTGACATTATCAAGACAGAAGGACCAAGTGTGCACTTGCAGTAtggtttttctacattggtttcTTCCAAACGAAATTGTATATGTAAAGCTTCTACAACATCAGGAACCTTACAAATTCAGGCAATTGATATTCGATTTCAAAATGGTAAATCCGGAAAATGTGGGCATAACCAAAATTCATACCTAGAGTTTGATTCTGGAAACCAGTCTATATCTATTAAATGTAAAGATGAGCAGTTAATTGGTGGTTATGAAACAATTTTCAACTCTACTAAATCAAGCATGGATCTCGTACTTCATTTGGACGGAGGTCCTCCAATTGTTTGGATTGCTATATTAG CAACTTCAGGAGCAAATGTGAGTGTCGTATGTGATATTATTGACATCGACACAACATTGTCATATGGATTGACCTCTTCAAATTCAGAAGGTATCAGTTTGACGACATCAGCAAATTTGAAAGAAACGAATTCAACCACATTCACTCATTCAAAGATTGTTAATCCGACATTTACAAATTTAGAAGTGATTAATCGGACGACAGCATCACATACGGAACAAACAAGTACAGATAGCAATATTCAGCCTACCGAcgttacaaaatatcaaaagataGCAGAGTCGGTATCTGAAATGAAAG AAAAGATCCACCTGGAAACATCAACATATGTAGAAGTGGTCAATCTGACAACGACAGCACCACACACAGAACAAGCAAGTAGCAATCAAAATATTCAGCCAACAGATGTGACAAAGTACCATAAGATAGAAGAATCGGTATCCAGAATGAAAG ATGAAGACATAGATCCTGCAATAATAGTCTTGGTACTCACTGGTTTCTTGACACTCGTCTTAATAACTATCGGTATTGTCATTGGAAGAGTAAAGTACGCCAACAAAAG ACTAGGCAAAAAACAGTCTGATTATAGTAAAGAGAGAAAAACAATAGCAAAAGAAAATGTCTACATACATCAGGAACTTCAAACGTCACAACGTCCAACGAGCCAAAGTGAAGACAACACATCGCCTACAATTAAAGAAGACGAAACTCCTTATAGCGAAGTTCAGAAAAAAAGAGGAAGTGATCAGATATCTGATAACTATGATCACTTAAACAATAAAGGATTTTCCACATCAGAAGAAAATAATTATCGCCATAACAAAACTGGTATCTATGATCATTGTCGACCAATCGTACATTCTTTAGATGGTCATTATGATAAAGTGGAGGTCAATAACTCGGGAACTAGTTCCAACTCGCCTCAACAAAATATCTTGCTTTATCCGCGACTTAATACCCCTTCAAAACTAGAGAGTGATgcttactttgatgaacaaaaTATCAATCCGTACGTAGATGAAGCTGTTGTAAACGGAATGACAAGCGCTTATAGACTCAGATCATTGTCCTCTACTAATGACGTTGATGAAAGTATAAGAGATATGATGACACATGCTACAAGTTGGGCAGAAGAAGATGAACTTTGA